The Sesamum indicum cultivar Zhongzhi No. 13 linkage group LG1, S_indicum_v1.0, whole genome shotgun sequence genome includes a window with the following:
- the LOC105163668 gene encoding hexokinase-1, with amino-acid sequence MRKAVVGAAVVGTAAVVGVAALVVRQRMKRCGKWARAMALLKEFEEKCATPEAKLKQVADALTVEMHAGLASEGGSKLKMLISFIANLPTGDEDGIFYALDLGGTNFRVLRVQLRGRGGVVHQEIAEVSIPPALTGGTSDELFDYIAEKLANFVAEEERLFHQPPVKQRELGFTFSFPVMQTSINSGTLIRWTKGFAINDAVGQDVVVELTKALKRKGVEMRVAALVNDTIGTLARGRYTNNNVYLGVILGTGTNAAYVECAQAIPKWHGPLPKSGEMVINMEWGNFRSSHLPITEYDHALDVGSVNPGEQIFEKLTSGMYLGEVLRRVLLRMATEASFFGDEVPSKLKDPFILSTPDMSAMHQDTSSDLREVDNKLRTVLEIRNTPLKTRRVVVELCNIVATRGARLAAAGILGILKKMGRDTPQEGDRKTGIAIDGGLYEHYTEYRKCLENTVGQLLGEKTASSIVFEHSTDGSGIGAALLAASNSL; translated from the exons ATGAGGAAGGCGGTTGTTGGTGCGGCGGTGGTTGGAACCGCTGCGGTGGTGGGAGTGGCGGCGCTGGTGGTGAGGCAGCGGATGAAGCGTTGTGGGAAGTGGGCTCGAGCTATGGCTCTTCTTAAGGAATTTGAGGAGAAGTGTGCGACCCCGGAGGCGAAGCTGAAGCAGGTTGCTGATGCCTTGACTGTGGAGATGCATGCTGGCTTGGCATCTGAGGGTGGAAGCAAGCTCAAGATGCTTATCAGCTTTATTGCTAATCTCCCCACTGG TGATGAGGATGGAATCTTTTATGCACTAGATCTTGGTGGCACAAACTTCCGCGTGTTGCGAGTGCAATTAAGGGGTAGAGGAGGTGTTGTTCATCAGGAAATCGCTGAGGTGTCAATACCACCAGCACTAACGGGAGGAACTTCAGAT GAGCTTTTTGATTATATTGCGGAAAAACTTGCAAATTTTGTTGCTGAAGAAGAACGACTATTTCATCAACCTCCAGTGAAGCAGAGGGAATTAGGTTTCACTTTCTCATTCCCCGTGATGCAAACTTCAATAAATTCGGGAACTCTTATTAGGTGGACGAAGGGCTTCGCTATTAATGATGCC GTCGGCCAAGACGTGGTAGTTGAACTAACAAAAGCCctgaaaagaaaaggtgttGAAATGAGAGTGGCAGCTTTG GTTAATGATACAATCGGAACATTAGCTCGAGGAAGATATACCAACAACAACGTTTATCTTGGTGTGATATTAGGTACTGGAACTAACGCTGCATATGTAGAATGTGCCCAAGCAATTCCCAAGTGGCATGGTCCTTTGCCTAAATCTGGAGAAATG GTTATAAACATGGAGTGGGGTAACTTCAGATCATCCCATCTTCCAATAACAGAGTATGACCATGCATTGGACGTCGGAAGTGTAAATCCTGGTGAACAG ATATTTGAGAAGCTAACTTCTGGGATGTACCTGGGGGAAGTTCTACGGCGAGTTTTACTTAGGATGGCCACAGAAGCTTCCTTCTTCGGTGATGAGGTTCCATCCAAACTTAAAGATCCATTCATATTAAG CACACCTGATATGTCGGCTATGCATCAGGATACATCCTCTGATCTAAGAGAAGTGGACAACAAACTAAGGACTGTACTAGAG ATAAGGAACACCCCCCTGAAAACAAGGAGAGTAGTGGTCGAGCTCTGCAACATTGTGGCCACACGTGGGGCACGTCTTGCTGCCGCTGGCATCTTGGGGATCTTGAAGAAAATGGGACGGGATACTCCTCAGGAAGGAGACAGGAAGACGGGGATAGCCATTGATGGCGGTTTATACGAGCACTACACAGAATACAGAAAGTGCTTAGAAAACACAGTGGGCCAGTTGCTCGGCGAGAAAACTGCATCAAGCATCGTGTTTGAGCACTCGACAGATGGTTCAGGCATCGGCGCCGCTCTTCTTGCCGCCTCCAACTCTCTTTAA
- the LOC105164633 gene encoding auxin-responsive protein IAA26: MEGCRQFLDLIPKEREWPVKRAEETSHGLSEEKKLELRLGPPGDDWTIKHNNNNSSQTTSRERDHESLLSFGYFSNSSCAQNPVLKSPWQQQTKPHFLHLPVKKESPHLCSSRAAAELQNSEKKAFSPAPANTAVPNSSCAQKRTAPAPVVGWPPIRSFRKNVASGSSSKLASEPSDVVQNKVSGQKPVDNGPKTLFVKINMDGIPIGRKVDLKAYNSYEKLSYAVFQHPTADLDSVIAIFTYRSWCQCVNFKCISCADLVLCFNRVCSSK; this comes from the exons ATGGAGGGGTGTCGCCAGTTTCTTGATTTGATTCCAAAAGAGAGGGAATGGCCTGTTAAAAGGGCAGAAGAAACAAGCCATGGGCTTTCAGAAGAGAAAAAGCTTGAACTGAGGCTTGGTCCACCAGGTGATGACTGGACCATCAaacacaacaacaacaatagtTCACAAACAACctcaagagagagagaccaTGAATCTCTCCTCTCTTTTGGTTACTTTTCGAACAGCTCTTGTGCTCAAAATCCTGTCCTGAAATCCCCATGGCAACAGCAAACCAAGCCTCATTTCCTTCATCTTCCTGTCAAGAAGGAATCACCACACCTCTGTAGCAGTAGAGCAGCAGCAGAATTGCAGAACTCAGAAAAGAAGGCATTTTCACCAGCTCCTGCAAACACAGCTGTGCCCAACAGCAGCTGTGCTCAGAAAAG GACTGCTCCCGCCCCTGTGGTCGGTTGGCCTCCTATTCGATCGTTTAGAAAGAATGTTGCAAGCGGCAGTAGTTCTAAATTGGCCTCCGAGCCCAGCGATGTGGTCCAGAATAAAGTTTCCGGTCAAAAGCCTGTCGACAATGGCCCAAAAACTCTGTTTGTGAAGATCAACATGGACGGTATTCCCATTGGAAGAAAAGTGGACCTTAAAGCCTACAACAGCTACGAGAAGCTCTCATACGCTGTCTTTCAGCATCCTACTGCTGATCTTGATAGCGTAATTGCCATATTCACTTATAGGAGTTGGTGTCAGTGTGTCAATTTCAAATGTATATCATGTGCTGATCTTGTGTTGTGTTTCAATCGTGTTTGTAGCTCAAAGTGA